A section of the Flavobacteriales bacterium genome encodes:
- a CDS encoding amidohydrolase has translation MDLKVSIVQTTMEWENIRENILHFDQRINKIAESDVIVLPEMFTTGFSMQTDLLAEEMNGSAVQWMLNKAKEKNAAITGSVMIKENDRFFNRLIWAQPDGKIFHYDKRHLFRMGNEHQHYSAGNGRIVIEWRGWKICPLICYDLRFPVWARNTDPFYDVLLYVANWPDVRRHPWKTLITARAIENQCYVVAVNRIGKDGRDIEHAGDSCVCDPKGHWISETQPYKESIETIVLSKMELEDFREKFPVLLDGDQFHID, from the coding sequence ATGGATTTAAAAGTATCGATTGTACAAACCACCATGGAGTGGGAAAATATTCGCGAAAACATTTTGCATTTCGATCAACGCATAAATAAGATTGCAGAAAGTGATGTTATTGTTTTGCCGGAGATGTTTACTACAGGATTTTCTATGCAGACTGATCTTTTGGCTGAGGAGATGAATGGATCGGCAGTGCAGTGGATGCTGAATAAAGCCAAAGAAAAAAACGCTGCCATAACAGGTAGTGTAATGATTAAAGAAAATGATCGTTTTTTTAACCGGTTAATCTGGGCACAACCCGACGGAAAAATTTTCCATTACGATAAACGCCATTTGTTTCGAATGGGGAATGAGCACCAACACTATTCCGCCGGTAATGGAAGAATAGTCATTGAATGGCGCGGATGGAAAATTTGTCCACTGATCTGCTACGATCTCCGCTTTCCGGTTTGGGCAAGAAATACAGATCCTTTTTACGACGTTTTACTTTATGTAGCCAACTGGCCTGATGTTCGTCGTCACCCCTGGAAAACCCTCATCACGGCACGTGCCATCGAAAATCAATGTTATGTGGTTGCCGTAAATCGCATTGGGAAAGATGGTCGCGATATAGAGCATGCCGGAGATTCTTGTGTTTGCGATCCAAAAGGACATTGGATTTCGGAAACGCAGCCTTATAAAGAAAGCATTGAAACAATTGTGTTGAGTAAAATGGAACTGGAGGATTTCCGTGAAAAATTTCCCGTGTTATTGGATGGAGATCAATTTCACATCGATTAA
- a CDS encoding M50 family metallopeptidase has product MLDFAPASYQYIGMIVLAFLLLRIDKIGPYFRGLNTMFHESGHAVMALLLTGKFSTVDLHADTSGTCKYVQSGWLRDMLINLAGYPFGILAGWAMLYYQHLGKTDWVFYGLAGWLLLNLLFWVRNKFGWFWILSFGALLGGCWYYNNPHVTWYFLSFSAIVNSIEAVYSSLVILWLSADEPGHSGDAANLRSITYIPAIVWGLLFAGFSIAVALKTTEQLFAIEIVPWF; this is encoded by the coding sequence ATGCTCGATTTCGCGCCAGCTTCCTATCAATACATCGGCATGATTGTATTGGCTTTTCTCTTATTGAGAATCGATAAAATCGGTCCGTATTTCCGCGGACTCAACACCATGTTTCACGAGAGTGGTCACGCCGTGATGGCTTTGCTGCTCACCGGAAAATTCAGCACCGTAGATTTGCATGCCGATACTTCTGGAACCTGCAAATATGTGCAATCGGGATGGCTGCGTGATATGCTGATTAATTTAGCCGGATATCCATTTGGAATTTTAGCAGGATGGGCCATGTTGTACTACCAACACCTCGGAAAAACAGATTGGGTTTTTTACGGATTAGCCGGATGGTTACTCCTTAATCTTTTGTTTTGGGTAAGAAACAAATTCGGATGGTTCTGGATTTTAAGTTTTGGCGCTTTACTTGGCGGATGCTGGTACTATAACAATCCACATGTTACCTGGTATTTTTTAAGCTTTAGCGCCATCGTCAACAGCATTGAAGCCGTCTATTCTTCATTGGTCATTTTATGGCTTAGTGCCGACGAACCTGGTCACTCCGGTGATGCGGCGAATCTCCGTTCTATTACTTATATACCTGCCATTGTATGGGGACTCCTCTTCGCAGGTTTTTCCATTGCCGTTGCACTAAAAACTACAGAACAACTTTTCGCTATAGAAATTGTTCCCTGGTTTTAA
- the acs gene encoding acetate--CoA ligase: protein MSYPYQIKSREEYDLQYKRSVENPELFWGEIAENFVWKKKWNKVLHWDFSGPDVKWFSGGKLNITENCLDRHLAERGDQPAIIWEPNDPEEHHRVLTYRELHFKVMQFANVLLNNGVKKGDRVCIYMGMIPELTIAVLACARIGAIHSVIFGGFSAQAIADRLDDAKAEYIITSDGAYRGAKDIPLKSVIDDALVGNHIVKKVIVSTRTRIAVSMIKGRDLWWEDEIKKVETQGNPFCEAVEMDAEDILFILYTSGSTGKPKGVVHTTAGYMVWTNYTFVNVFQYQAGQIHFCTADIGWITGHSYIVYGPLSAGGTSLMFEGIPTWPDAGRFWDIVDKYKVDILYTAPTAIRSLMGFGLDPLKNKNLSSLKVLGTVGEPINEEAWHWYNKNIGKEKCPIVDTWWQTETGGVLISNIANVTPGIPSFATLPLPGVQPCLVDENGNEITGNNVSGNLCMKAPWPGIIRSTYGDHERCRQTYFSTYENKYFTGDGCLRDANGNYRITGRVDDVLNVSGHRIGTAEVENAINMHSGVIESAVVGYPHDVKGQGIYAYVIYDGSHGDAQLAKQDITQTVSRIIGPIAKPDKIQFVPGLPKTRSGKIMRRILRKIAEGDTSNLGDTSTLLDPSLVEVIKEGATQL from the coding sequence ATGTCATATCCCTATCAAATAAAATCGCGCGAAGAATATGATCTGCAGTATAAGCGCAGTGTAGAAAATCCGGAACTTTTCTGGGGAGAAATTGCTGAAAATTTCGTTTGGAAAAAAAAATGGAACAAGGTTTTACATTGGGATTTTAGTGGTCCGGACGTAAAATGGTTCAGTGGAGGAAAATTAAACATCACAGAAAACTGTCTGGACCGGCACCTCGCCGAACGCGGAGATCAGCCGGCTATTATTTGGGAGCCGAACGATCCGGAAGAACATCACCGTGTGCTCACTTATCGTGAATTGCATTTTAAAGTGATGCAATTTGCCAATGTCCTTTTGAACAACGGCGTAAAAAAAGGAGATCGCGTTTGTATTTATATGGGGATGATTCCCGAATTAACCATTGCTGTTTTAGCCTGTGCCCGCATTGGTGCCATTCACTCGGTGATATTCGGCGGGTTTTCTGCACAAGCCATTGCTGATCGTTTAGATGATGCAAAAGCGGAATATATTATCACATCCGATGGCGCTTACCGTGGTGCAAAAGATATTCCCTTAAAAAGTGTAATTGATGATGCGCTGGTGGGTAATCACATAGTGAAAAAAGTGATTGTAAGTACCAGAACCCGAATTGCGGTAAGCATGATCAAAGGCAGAGATCTTTGGTGGGAAGATGAAATTAAAAAAGTGGAAACACAAGGAAATCCATTTTGCGAAGCCGTAGAAATGGATGCGGAAGATATTTTATTTATTCTCTATACATCAGGATCTACAGGTAAACCCAAAGGAGTGGTGCATACTACGGCGGGGTATATGGTGTGGACCAACTATACTTTTGTAAATGTATTTCAATACCAGGCCGGACAAATCCATTTTTGCACGGCCGATATCGGATGGATTACGGGACACAGTTATATCGTTTATGGTCCACTCTCTGCAGGAGGCACATCCCTCATGTTCGAAGGAATTCCAACCTGGCCGGATGCAGGCAGATTTTGGGATATTGTAGATAAATACAAGGTCGATATTTTATACACCGCCCCAACCGCTATCCGGAGTCTGATGGGATTTGGATTAGATCCATTAAAAAATAAAAATCTTTCTTCATTAAAAGTATTGGGAACCGTAGGCGAACCCATCAACGAAGAAGCCTGGCACTGGTACAATAAAAACATCGGAAAAGAAAAATGTCCCATTGTAGATACCTGGTGGCAAACGGAAACCGGAGGTGTTTTAATTTCAAATATTGCTAATGTTACTCCCGGTATTCCATCATTTGCAACCTTACCCTTACCCGGTGTTCAACCTTGTCTGGTCGATGAAAACGGTAATGAAATAACGGGGAATAACGTAAGCGGAAATTTATGCATGAAAGCACCATGGCCCGGAATTATCCGCAGCACTTATGGCGATCATGAACGTTGCAGACAAACCTACTTTTCTACTTACGAAAACAAATACTTTACAGGCGACGGATGCTTGCGCGATGCCAATGGAAATTATCGCATCACCGGAAGGGTGGACGATGTATTAAACGTAAGTGGTCACCGCATTGGAACCGCTGAAGTGGAAAATGCTATTAATATGCATTCCGGTGTAATTGAAAGCGCCGTAGTAGGTTATCCGCATGATGTAAAAGGACAAGGCATTTATGCTTATGTTATTTACGATGGTTCACACGGTGATGCGCAATTGGCTAAGCAGGATATTACGCAAACCGTATCGCGGATTATTGGTCCTATTGCTAAACCCGACAAAATTCAATTTGTACCCGGATTACCTAAAACACGAAGCGGTAAAATCATGCGTCGCATTCTTCGAAAAATTGCAGAAGGTGACACGTCAAATTTAGGCGATACCAGCACCTTGCTGGATCCTTCACTTGTAGAAGTGATAAAAGAAGGCGCAACACAACTTTAA
- the trpS gene encoding tryptophan--tRNA ligase: MARILTGIQSSGVPHLGNILGAILPAIELCNDPKNESFIFIADMHSLTSLKDGEQRKTNTNAVAAAWLAFGLDPERTIFYRQSQIPEVTELAWYLNCFTPFPMLANAHSFKEKSDRLADVNAGLFTYPVLQAADIVLYDAQYIPVGKDQVQHLEISRDIAESFNRIMGETFVVPEAKVDERVMIVPGTDGQKMSKSYKNFIDVFLPEKELKKQIGTIVTDSTPLEEPKNPDTCNVFKLYSLLGTEIQVAELRAKYLAGNFGYGHAKQELLALILEKFAEARKLYAYYMENHAELEARLKIGEEKARKIAHAKLKVVREKLGF; encoded by the coding sequence ATGGCCAGAATATTAACCGGCATACAAAGTTCAGGAGTTCCTCATTTAGGCAACATCCTTGGCGCCATTTTGCCCGCCATTGAATTGTGCAACGATCCGAAAAATGAATCGTTCATTTTCATTGCCGACATGCATTCATTAACCTCATTAAAAGATGGGGAGCAGCGAAAAACCAATACCAATGCCGTTGCAGCTGCATGGCTTGCATTTGGTCTGGATCCGGAACGCACCATATTTTACCGTCAAAGTCAGATCCCCGAAGTCACCGAACTTGCCTGGTATCTGAATTGCTTTACTCCGTTTCCAATGCTGGCGAATGCCCATTCGTTTAAAGAAAAAAGCGATCGTCTTGCAGATGTAAATGCCGGATTATTCACTTATCCTGTTTTGCAAGCTGCCGATATCGTGTTATACGATGCACAATACATCCCTGTTGGAAAAGACCAGGTACAGCATCTGGAAATTTCGAGAGACATCGCCGAATCGTTTAACCGCATAATGGGAGAAACATTTGTAGTTCCCGAAGCAAAAGTGGATGAACGGGTGATGATTGTCCCCGGAACCGACGGACAAAAAATGAGTAAGAGCTACAAAAATTTCATTGATGTTTTTCTTCCGGAAAAGGAATTGAAAAAACAAATCGGAACCATTGTTACCGACTCTACTCCATTGGAAGAACCTAAAAATCCGGATACCTGTAACGTATTTAAATTGTACAGTTTGCTGGGCACCGAAATTCAGGTTGCAGAATTGCGCGCCAAATACCTGGCAGGGAATTTTGGATACGGACATGCAAAACAAGAATTACTTGCTTTGATTCTCGAAAAATTTGCAGAAGCACGGAAGTTGTATGCGTATTACATGGAGAATCATGCTGAATTAGAAGCCCGGCTAAAAATCGGCGAAGAAAAGGCGCGAAAAATTGCTCATGCAAAATTAAAAGTGGTGCGCGAAAAATTAGGCTTTTAA
- a CDS encoding pseudouridine synthase, protein MKRPSRGNDRRSAGRSENNRGYEKRSSRSSSSEGGSYGRSNDRDKKFSKRNDNDRGEKKSYGRSSENSDRKFSKRSDDNRGEKRSYGRSSEGGDRKFSKRRDDDRGEKRSYSRSSEGGERSYSKRRDDDRGEKRSYGRSSEDGERKFSKRRDDDRGEKRSYGRSSEGGERKFSKRRDDDRGEKRSYSRSSEGGERSYSKRRDDDRGEKRSYSRSSEGGERKFSKRRDDDRGEKRSYGRSSEGGERKYGKRDDERSGTRKFDDRKKKSFGRSDDSESRGYKKREEDDFENKSETSGEESYGTSKKRKSGFSGFSGKSDKKSYINEDFKDDEEFDFKKLDDEKKRVKKSSSDYKKLVQTSRSKKSTVKREDDGSIRLNKFIANTGVCSRREADELIQSGVVKVNGKIVTELGTRVMPTDKVHYGDQLLSQEKLVYVLLNKPKDYITTVDDPEKRRTVMELVEKATKERIYPVGRLDRNTTGLLLFTNDGELTDKLTHPRNNIKKIYHVMTDQNVSREDLLKLKEGFELEDGFIKVDDVQFVGDASNKRDIGVEIHSGRNRIVRRMFEHLGYKVIKLDRVMFAGLVKKDLPRGKWRFLTPKEVSFLKMI, encoded by the coding sequence ATGAAACGCCCATCAAGAGGCAACGACCGCAGATCCGCAGGACGTTCCGAAAACAACAGAGGATACGAAAAGAGATCCTCCAGATCCTCATCATCAGAAGGAGGAAGTTACGGCAGAAGCAATGACCGCGACAAAAAATTCAGCAAACGAAATGATAATGACCGGGGAGAAAAAAAATCCTACGGCAGAAGTTCCGAAAATTCAGACCGAAAATTTTCTAAACGAAGCGACGACAACCGTGGAGAAAAACGCTCGTACGGCAGATCCTCCGAAGGTGGTGATCGCAAATTCAGCAAACGCAGAGATGACGACCGTGGAGAGAAACGCTCCTATAGCAGATCCTCCGAAGGCGGTGAACGTTCCTATAGCAAACGAAGAGATGATGACCGTGGAGAAAAACGCTCATACGGCAGATCTTCTGAAGATGGTGAACGTAAATTCAGCAAACGCAGAGATGATGATCGCGGAGAAAAACGCTCATATGGCAGATCTTCTGAAGGTGGCGAACGCAAATTCAGCAAACGCAGAGACGACGACCGCGGAGAAAAACGCTCTTATAGCAGATCCTCTGAAGGTGGTGAACGCTCCTACTCAAAACGCAGAGATGATGACCGCGGAGAAAAACGCTCTTATAGCAGATCCTCTGAAGGTGGTGAGCGTAAATTCAGCAAACGCAGAGACGATGACCGTGGAGAAAAACGTTCTTACGGAAGATCCTCTGAAGGTGGCGAACGCAAATATGGAAAACGCGACGATGAACGTTCCGGTACGCGCAAATTCGATGATCGCAAGAAAAAAAGTTTTGGCCGATCCGACGATAGTGAAAGCCGCGGTTACAAAAAAAGAGAAGAAGATGATTTCGAAAACAAATCAGAAACATCCGGCGAAGAATCGTACGGAACTTCTAAAAAACGTAAAAGCGGATTCAGCGGTTTCTCCGGAAAATCAGATAAAAAAAGTTATATCAACGAGGATTTTAAAGACGATGAAGAATTCGATTTTAAAAAACTCGACGATGAGAAAAAGCGCGTAAAAAAATCGTCTTCCGATTATAAAAAACTGGTACAAACTTCCCGCTCTAAAAAATCTACCGTAAAACGAGAGGACGACGGAAGTATCCGCTTAAATAAATTCATTGCCAACACCGGAGTGTGTTCGCGCCGCGAAGCTGATGAATTGATTCAGTCCGGAGTGGTTAAAGTCAACGGCAAAATCGTAACCGAATTAGGAACGCGCGTAATGCCGACCGACAAAGTGCATTATGGCGACCAACTTTTATCGCAGGAAAAACTGGTGTACGTGTTACTGAATAAACCGAAAGATTACATCACCACGGTGGATGATCCGGAAAAACGCAGAACCGTAATGGAGCTGGTAGAAAAAGCGACCAAAGAACGTATTTATCCGGTTGGAAGATTAGACCGCAATACCACCGGACTATTACTCTTTACTAACGACGGAGAACTAACAGATAAACTGACGCATCCACGAAACAACATCAAGAAAATTTACCATGTAATGACCGACCAAAATGTTTCGCGCGAAGATTTGCTGAAGCTGAAGGAAGGTTTTGAACTGGAAGACGGATTTATTAAAGTAGACGATGTTCAATTCGTTGGTGATGCAAGCAACAAACGCGATATCGGTGTTGAGATTCACAGCGGAAGAAACCGTATTGTACGCCGTATGTTTGAACATCTCGGTTACAAAGTAATTAAGCTGGATCGTGTAATGTTTGCAGGATTAGTTAAAAAAGATCTTCCCAGAGGAAAATGGAGATTTTTAACTCCAAAAGAAGTTTCGTTTTTAAAAATGATCTGA
- a CDS encoding YraN family protein, with the protein MENSRNKGKRGEELAMFHLVEKGFEILALNWQKQHLEIDIIAREGTTLVFAEVKSRSSVDFGDPITFVDPKKQARIIRAANLYLEENPTEEEVRFDIIGIWYGPKGPVLEHIPDAFYPLA; encoded by the coding sequence ATGGAAAACTCTAGAAATAAAGGGAAAAGAGGTGAAGAACTGGCCATGTTTCACCTGGTGGAAAAGGGATTTGAAATCCTGGCCCTCAACTGGCAAAAACAGCATCTCGAAATCGATATCATTGCCAGGGAAGGAACTACGCTTGTTTTTGCAGAGGTAAAATCGAGAAGCAGTGTGGATTTTGGCGATCCGATTACTTTTGTGGACCCCAAAAAACAAGCACGCATTATACGGGCTGCCAACCTGTACCTCGAAGAAAATCCCACGGAAGAGGAGGTCCGCTTCGACATTATCGGAATCTGGTACGGACCGAAAGGTCCTGTATTAGAACACATTCCCGATGCTTTTTACCCCCTCGCTTAA
- a CDS encoding DUF4412 domain-containing protein → MTRFLSFLLFGLFFIGAGSVKAGFEGVIEFTKKTGSTEVKYKYYIKGSKTRIEDFGTDGTLQGVMLIDAAANKVIGISPERKLWMDMPNNRQRKDVKLDIQKTNNTKEIAGYKATEWKVTCKDDDRVISYWMADGAFDFFIPLLKTLNRADKLSIYFLKLSGAEGLFPIMGEEKKSDGTVITTLKTQSVKKQALEESLFEIPKGYSKYDK, encoded by the coding sequence ATGACAAGGTTTTTAAGCTTTTTACTGTTTGGTCTTTTCTTTATCGGCGCAGGTTCCGTAAAGGCAGGATTCGAAGGGGTGATTGAATTCACCAAAAAAACAGGAAGTACTGAAGTAAAGTACAAGTACTATATCAAAGGATCTAAAACGCGTATCGAAGATTTCGGTACCGACGGAACTTTACAAGGGGTGATGCTGATTGATGCAGCGGCCAATAAAGTGATCGGGATTTCTCCGGAGCGTAAATTGTGGATGGATATGCCCAACAATCGTCAACGTAAAGATGTAAAGTTGGATATTCAAAAAACAAATAACACAAAAGAGATTGCCGGTTATAAGGCAACGGAGTGGAAAGTAACGTGTAAAGATGATGACCGTGTTATCAGCTACTGGATGGCAGATGGTGCATTTGATTTTTTCATCCCACTTTTAAAAACCTTGAATCGTGCAGATAAACTTTCTATTTACTTTTTAAAATTAAGTGGAGCAGAAGGTTTGTTCCCTATTATGGGAGAAGAAAAAAAATCAGACGGAACCGTGATTACTACCTTAAAAACCCAATCGGTTAAAAAGCAGGCATTAGAAGAGTCATTATTCGAAATACCAAAAGGTTATTCGAAATACGATAAGTAA